The following proteins come from a genomic window of Finegoldia magna ATCC 29328:
- a CDS encoding 4Fe-4S binding protein — MKRPELKQFNGFEKIEDYPLGTYYEAGFLTVTNDSYRSFDYFIDKDKCKNCLECYLYCPDGTIEKQDSYVSINQDFCKGCGICQKICSFDAIERRSK, encoded by the coding sequence ATGAAAAGGCCAGAGCTTAAACAATTCAACGGTTTTGAAAAAATCGAAGATTATCCTTTGGGAACATATTACGAAGCGGGTTTCCTTACAGTTACCAACGATTCGTATCGAAGTTTTGATTATTTCATTGACAAAGACAAATGTAAAAACTGCTTGGAATGTTACTTGTATTGTCCAGATGGAACGATTGAAAAACAAGACTCATACGTTAGTATAAATCAAGATTTTTGCAAGGGTTGTGGAATTTGCCAGAAGATTTGCAGTTTCGATGCGATAGAAAGGAGGAGCAAATGA
- the porA gene encoding 2-ketoisovalerate ferredoxin oxidoreductase subunit alpha has protein sequence MRRFLSGNEAVAQGVRLSKPNVISAYPITPQTTVVEKLSEIVEQKQLDARFVHVESEHSALSCAIGASAIGARTFTATSSQGLLYMAECLPYAAGGKFPIVMVNANRSTALPWNIFGDQRDSLSQLDSGWIQVYVEDAQEALDTVIEAYYIAEHKKVSTPVMINLDGFDLTHTYEPVDVPENCDVDKFLPKFETENKFDVNHPRNLGFSVGPSDNLEWKIRENKAVVDSLEIIEESREKFKQIFNRDHGGVIDSYKVEDADYVLISIGSISGLIRSVVDELREQGEKVGYLKLRYIRPFPTEKLRNELQNVKRIGVLEKDISFGHFGTVYTNVKSVTDIDSQNFVGGLGGRNITRDNIKEIFEKLKQKGEELNFIGAKCNE, from the coding sequence ATGAGAAGATTTTTATCGGGAAACGAAGCTGTAGCACAAGGCGTTAGATTATCGAAACCAAACGTAATTTCGGCGTATCCAATCACTCCACAAACTACAGTGGTTGAAAAACTATCGGAAATAGTAGAACAAAAACAGCTCGATGCAAGATTTGTTCATGTTGAAAGTGAACACTCTGCTCTATCTTGTGCAATCGGTGCAAGTGCAATTGGGGCGAGAACTTTCACAGCGACAAGTTCACAAGGACTGTTGTACATGGCAGAATGTCTTCCCTACGCTGCTGGCGGCAAATTCCCTATCGTGATGGTGAATGCGAATCGTTCAACTGCACTTCCTTGGAATATCTTCGGAGACCAACGTGATTCCTTGTCGCAACTTGATAGCGGTTGGATTCAAGTGTACGTGGAAGATGCACAAGAAGCTTTGGACACAGTAATTGAAGCGTATTACATAGCTGAACACAAGAAAGTCTCCACTCCAGTGATGATTAACTTGGATGGATTCGACCTCACACACACTTATGAACCTGTAGATGTTCCAGAAAACTGTGATGTGGATAAGTTCTTACCGAAATTTGAAACTGAAAACAAATTCGACGTCAATCATCCGAGAAATTTGGGGTTTTCAGTGGGGCCAAGTGATAATTTGGAATGGAAAATCAGAGAAAATAAAGCCGTTGTGGATTCTTTGGAAATAATCGAAGAATCAAGAGAAAAATTCAAACAAATTTTCAATAGAGATCACGGTGGTGTGATTGATTCCTACAAAGTTGAAGATGCAGATTATGTTTTGATTTCTATCGGATCAATCTCTGGATTAATCAGAAGTGTAGTCGATGAATTAAGAGAACAAGGTGAAAAAGTCGGATACTTGAAACTAAGATACATCAGACCTTTTCCAACAGAAAAATTGAGAAACGAACTTCAAAACGTGAAAAGAATTGGGGTTTTGGAAAAAGATATTTCGTTCGGACATTTCGGAACTGTCTACACTAATGTAAAATCAGTCACAGACATCGATTCACAAAATTTCGTTGGAGGACTTGGAGGACGCAACATCACAAGAGATAACATCAAAGAGATTTTCGAAAAACTTAAACAAAAGGGCGAAGAACTTAATTTTATAGGAGCGAAGTGCAATGAGTAA
- a CDS encoding 2-oxoacid:acceptor oxidoreductase family protein has protein sequence MIEITFRGRGGQGAFTASKIIGNACVKQANLYSLAFPTFGPERRGAPVSAFTKIDTKKIEDRTQVQNPDYLVILDESLFNVNELKNLTDCTVFINSSKKFEEKNVISVDATKIALDILHKPITNTAMIAALFSKFDVIDKQSIVESFKDNLSPSVVDKNVELFEEVLKEVNENEKARA, from the coding sequence ATGATTGAGATAACTTTTAGAGGAAGAGGAGGACAAGGAGCATTCACTGCATCTAAAATAATTGGAAATGCATGTGTGAAACAAGCCAACTTGTACTCGTTGGCTTTCCCAACGTTTGGCCCAGAAAGAAGAGGCGCTCCTGTGAGTGCTTTTACAAAAATAGATACGAAAAAAATCGAAGACAGAACACAAGTACAAAATCCAGATTATTTGGTTATACTCGACGAATCGCTGTTCAATGTGAATGAATTAAAAAATCTTACAGATTGCACAGTATTCATCAATTCTTCAAAAAAATTTGAAGAAAAAAATGTGATTTCTGTAGATGCAACCAAAATCGCTTTGGATATTTTACATAAGCCGATTACAAATACTGCAATGATCGCAGCACTGTTTTCCAAATTCGATGTCATCGACAAACAAAGCATCGTAGAAAGTTTCAAAGATAATTTGTCGCCATCAGTCGTGGATAAAAACGTAGAATTATTCGAAGAAGTTTTGAAAGAGGTGAATGAAAATGAAAAGGCCAGAGCTTAA
- a CDS encoding DUF5960 family protein — protein sequence MDTLHKNTFQFDYFSDNFIAFEKDFYKYANINIPLAFLTDDILENMISTKNNYFRVNAKNCKDNLDHYFMFRKNFVKENKSIILFQYVGHKSQMELENLEDNR from the coding sequence ATGGATACATTACACAAAAACACATTTCAATTCGATTATTTTTCGGACAATTTCATAGCTTTCGAGAAAGATTTTTACAAATACGCAAACATCAATATTCCTCTGGCTTTTTTGACAGACGACATTTTGGAAAACATGATTTCCACTAAAAATAATTATTTCAGGGTAAATGCAAAAAATTGCAAAGACAACCTGGACCACTATTTTATGTTTAGGAAAAATTTCGTAAAAGAAAACAAATCCATAATTCTTTTTCAATATGTCGGCCACAAATCACAAATGGAACTTGAAAATTTGGAAGATAATCGTTAA